Proteins co-encoded in one Rattus rattus isolate New Zealand chromosome 5, Rrattus_CSIRO_v1, whole genome shotgun sequence genomic window:
- the Ell3 gene encoding RNA polymerase II elongation factor ELL3 isoform X2, whose amino-acid sequence MEGTQEALSGKMRLLFTPAARTSLLMLRLNEAALRALQECQQQQVRPVIAFQGQRGYLRLPGPGWSCLFSFIVSQCGQEGGGLDLVYQRLGRSGPNCLHCLGSLRERLTIWAAMDTIPAPLLAQEHLTEGTRESESWQDSEDEPEGHPQMALQEVSDPLASNHEQSLPGSSSEPMAQWEVRNHTYLSNREPDQPLPSSASQKRLDKKRSAPITTEEPEEKRPRALPLASSPLQGLSNQDSPEEQDWGQDADGDSRLEQSLSVQSASESPSPEEVPDYLLQYSAIHSAEQQQAYEQDFETDYAEYRILHARVGAASQRFTELGAEIKRLQRGTPEHKVLEDKIVQEYKKFRKRYPSYSEEKRRCEYLHEKLSHIKGLILEFEEKNRGS is encoded by the exons ATGGAGGGGACCCAGGAAGCTCTGAGTGGGAAAATGCGGCTCCTCTTCACCCCTGCTGCTCGAACCAGCCTCCTGATGCTAAGACTCAACGAGGCGGCGCTGCGGGCACTACAAGAGTGTCAGCAGCAACAG GTACGGCCAGTGATCGCTTTCCAAGGCCAACGAGGG TATCTAAGGCTCCCAGGTCCTGGATGGTCCTGCCTCTTCTCCTTCATAGTATCCCAGTGTGGCCAAGAGGGTGGTGGCTTGGACCTTGTGTACCAACGCTTAGGCAG ATCTGGGCCTAACTGTCTCCACTGCCTGGGCTCACTGAGAGAGCGACTTACTATTTGGGCAGCCATGGATACGATCCCAGCTCCACTGTTAGCTCAGGAACACCTGACTGAAGGTACCAGAGAGTCTGAGAGCTGGCAGGACAGCGAAGATGAACCTGAAGGCCATCCCCAGATGGCACTACAAGAG GTGTCTGACCCACTGGCAAGCAACCATGAACAGTCACTCCCAGGATCCTCCAGTGAGCCCATGGCACAGTGGGAAGTGAG AAACCACACTTACCTTTCAAACAGAGAGCCTGATCAGccactgccttcctctgctaGCCAGAAACGCCTGGACAAG aaaCGTTCAGCACCTATAACCACTGAAGAACCAGAGGAAAAAAGGCCCAGAGCTCTGCCTCTAGCCTCAAGTCCACTACAAGGACTATCAAATCAGGACTCACCAGAGGAACAAGACTGGGGGCAAGATGCAGATGGAGATTCCAGGCTGGAGCAGAGTCTCTCAGTTCAATCAG CTTCTGAATCCCCAAGCCCTGAGGAGGTACCAGATTATCTCCT GCAATACAGCGCCATCCACAGTGCAGAGCAGCAGCAGGCCTACGAGCAGGACTTTGAGACCGACTATGCTGAATACCGCATTCTGCACGCCCGTGTCGGGGCTGCAAGCCAGAGGTTCACAGAGCTGGGGGCAGAGATCAAGAGACTTCAGCGAGGAACTCCAGAGCACAAG GTGCTAGAAGACAAGATAGTCCAGGAGTATAAAAAGTTCAGAAAG CGGTATCCCAGTTACAGCGAGGAGAAGCGGCGCTGTGAGTACCTGCATGAGAAACTGTCCCACATTAAAGGTCTCATCCTGGAATTTGAGGAAAAGAACAGGGGCAGCTGA
- the Ell3 gene encoding RNA polymerase II elongation factor ELL3 isoform X1: MEGTQEALSGKMRLLFTPAARTSLLMLRLNEAALRALQECQQQQVRPVIAFQGQRGYLRLPGPGWSCLFSFIVSQCGQEGGGLDLVYQRLGRSGPNCLHCLGSLRERLTIWAAMDTIPAPLLAQEHLTEGTRESESWQDSEDEPEGHPQMALQEVSDPLASNHEQSLPGSSSEPMAQWEVRNHTYLSNREPDQPLPSSASQKRLDKKRSAPITTEEPEEKRPRALPLASSPLQGLSNQDSPEEQDWGQDADGDSRLEQSLSVQSASESPSPEEVPDYLLQYSAIHSAEQQQAYEQDFETDYAEYRILHARVGAASQRFTELGAEIKRLQRGTPEHKVLEDKIVQEYKKFRKGAFSLQRYPSYSEEKRRCEYLHEKLSHIKGLILEFEEKNRGS; this comes from the exons ATGGAGGGGACCCAGGAAGCTCTGAGTGGGAAAATGCGGCTCCTCTTCACCCCTGCTGCTCGAACCAGCCTCCTGATGCTAAGACTCAACGAGGCGGCGCTGCGGGCACTACAAGAGTGTCAGCAGCAACAG GTACGGCCAGTGATCGCTTTCCAAGGCCAACGAGGG TATCTAAGGCTCCCAGGTCCTGGATGGTCCTGCCTCTTCTCCTTCATAGTATCCCAGTGTGGCCAAGAGGGTGGTGGCTTGGACCTTGTGTACCAACGCTTAGGCAG ATCTGGGCCTAACTGTCTCCACTGCCTGGGCTCACTGAGAGAGCGACTTACTATTTGGGCAGCCATGGATACGATCCCAGCTCCACTGTTAGCTCAGGAACACCTGACTGAAGGTACCAGAGAGTCTGAGAGCTGGCAGGACAGCGAAGATGAACCTGAAGGCCATCCCCAGATGGCACTACAAGAG GTGTCTGACCCACTGGCAAGCAACCATGAACAGTCACTCCCAGGATCCTCCAGTGAGCCCATGGCACAGTGGGAAGTGAG AAACCACACTTACCTTTCAAACAGAGAGCCTGATCAGccactgccttcctctgctaGCCAGAAACGCCTGGACAAG aaaCGTTCAGCACCTATAACCACTGAAGAACCAGAGGAAAAAAGGCCCAGAGCTCTGCCTCTAGCCTCAAGTCCACTACAAGGACTATCAAATCAGGACTCACCAGAGGAACAAGACTGGGGGCAAGATGCAGATGGAGATTCCAGGCTGGAGCAGAGTCTCTCAGTTCAATCAG CTTCTGAATCCCCAAGCCCTGAGGAGGTACCAGATTATCTCCT GCAATACAGCGCCATCCACAGTGCAGAGCAGCAGCAGGCCTACGAGCAGGACTTTGAGACCGACTATGCTGAATACCGCATTCTGCACGCCCGTGTCGGGGCTGCAAGCCAGAGGTTCACAGAGCTGGGGGCAGAGATCAAGAGACTTCAGCGAGGAACTCCAGAGCACAAG GTGCTAGAAGACAAGATAGTCCAGGAGTATAAAAAGTTCAGAAAG GGTGCTTTTTCTCTGCAGCGGTATCCCAGTTACAGCGAGGAGAAGCGGCGCTGTGAGTACCTGCATGAGAAACTGTCCCACATTAAAGGTCTCATCCTGGAATTTGAGGAAAAGAACAGGGGCAGCTGA
- the Serf2 gene encoding small EDRK-rich factor 2 isoform X2, with protein sequence MTRGNQRELARQKNMKKQSDSVKGKRRDDGLSAAARKQRDSEIMQQKQKKANEKKEEPK encoded by the exons ATGACCC GCGGTAACCAGCGAGAGCTCGCCCGCCAGAAGAATATGAAGAAGCAGAGCGACTCGGTTAAGGGAAAGCGCCGAGATGATGGGCTTTCTGCTGCCGCCCGCAAGCAGAG GGACTCGGAGATCATGCAGCAGAAGCAGAAAAAGGCAAACGAGAAGAAGGAGGAACCCAAGTAG
- the Serf2 gene encoding small EDRK-rich factor 2 isoform X1: protein MTRGNQRELARQKNMKKQSDSVKGKRRDDGLSAAARKQSAPSSLPPGTRRSCSRSRKRQTRRRRNPSSFVASCPTLLPYACVPGASPTMLEFLPVVLTGPSTDGIPFALSLQRVPFVLPSPQVASLPLGHSWG from the exons ATGACCC GCGGTAACCAGCGAGAGCTCGCCCGCCAGAAGAATATGAAGAAGCAGAGCGACTCGGTTAAGGGAAAGCGCCGAGATGATGGGCTTTCTGCTGCCGCCCGCAAGCAGAG TGCCCCATCATCTCTACCCCCAGGGACTCGGAGATCATGCAGCAGAAGCAGAAAAAGGCAAACGAGAAGAAGGAGGAACCCAAGTAGCTTTGTGGCTTCGTGTCCAACCCTCTTGCCCTACGCCTGTGTGCCTGGAGCCAGTCCCACCATGCTCGAGTTTCTTCCTGTAGTGCTCACAGGTCCCAGCACCGATGGCATTCCCTTTGCCCTGAGTCTGCAGCGGGTTCCTTTTGTGCTTCCTTCCCCTCAGGtagcctctctccctctgggcCACtcctgggggtga
- the Serinc4 gene encoding serine incorporator 4 isoform X2, with product MVPVLQPGIILASVEASHSSYYSWCLSLPLPSPGTRIGQPNSGLLQASIISCYIMYLTFSALSSRPPETIIFQGQNHTLCLPGQNKMEPQIPDASVAVFSASIMYACVLFACNEASYLAQLFGPLWIIKVYKYEFQKPSVCFCCPQTVEPEDGQGSRARPADQKTPPAAQVQSQHLSYSYSGFHFAFFLASLYVMVTLTNWFSYEEAELEKTFTKGSWATFWVKVASCWACVLLYLGLLLAPLLAHHSESPPP from the exons ATGGTGCCTGTCTTGCAGCCTGGCATTATATTGGCATCTGTGGAGGCTTCACATTCATCCTATTACAGTTGGTGCTTATCACTGCCTTTGCCCAGTCCTGGAACAAGAATTG GGCAACCAAACTCCGGCCTCCTACAAGCCTCTATCATCAGCTGCTATATCATGTATCTGACCTTCTCTGCACTGTCCAGCCGTCCCCCAGAGACAA TAATCTTTCAAGGACAGAATCACACCTTGTGCCTGCCTGGCCAGAATAAAATGGAACCACAAATACCGGATGCGTCAGTAGCAGTGTTTAGTGCTAGCATCATGTATgcttgtgtactctttgcttg CAACGAGGCTTCCTACCTGGCGCAGTTATTTGGGCCCTTGTGGATCATCAAGGTTTACAAGTATGAGTTCCAG AAGCCCTCAGTCTGTTTCTGCTGCCCCCAAACAGTGGAACCAGAGGACG GGCAAGGGAGCAGGGCCAGGCCAGCTGACCAGAAGACCCCTCCAGCTGCTCAAGTGCAGAGCCAGCATCTTTCCTACAGCTACTCTGGCTTCCACTTCGCCTTCTTCCTTGCTTCGCTCTATGTCATGGTTACCCTTACCAACTGGTTCAG CTATGAGGAAGCAGAACTGGAGAAGACCTTCACTAAGGGTAGCTGGGCTACCTTCTGGGTCAAAGTTGCCTCATGCTGGGCCTGTGTACTCCTCTATCTGGGGCTGCTCCTGGCACCACTGCTGGCTCACCACTCGGAATCACCACCACCCTAG
- the Serinc4 gene encoding serine incorporator 4 isoform X1 → MGAKDITGRSTTQGFAQQHGGVGDVVVKTPFYQVSCCGPVSWTSGCHSLTESTCSRLLYILLHMGASAICCLLLSKTVVERVWGKAHGIQMPSVLCAHLFGNSDCPVLSGSGAVYRVCAGTATFHLLQAVLLVRLHSPTSPRAQLHNSFWSLKLLFLLGLCTAAFCIPDEHLFPAWHYIGICGGFTFILLQLVLITAFAQSWNKNWQTGAAQDCSWYLGVLLATLGFYSMAGVGAVLLFHHYTHPDGCLLNKMLLSLHLCFCGLLSLLSIAPCIRLRQPNSGLLQASIISCYIMYLTFSALSSRPPETIIFQGQNHTLCLPGQNKMEPQIPDASVAVFSASIMYACVLFACNEASYLAQLFGPLWIIKVYKYEFQKPSVCFCCPQTVEPEDGQGSRARPADQKTPPAAQVQSQHLSYSYSGFHFAFFLASLYVMVTLTNWFSYEEAELEKTFTKGSWATFWVKVASCWACVLLYLGLLLAPLLAHHSESPPP, encoded by the exons ATGGGTGCAAAAGACATCACAGGCCGGAGCAccacccagggctttgcacagcAGCACGGTGGAGTCGGCGATGTCGTAGTGAAAACCCCCTTCTATCAG GTGTCCTGCTGTGGGCCTGTTTCTTGGACCAGTGGCTGCCACTCTCTGACCGAGTCTACTTGTAGCCGCCTGCTCTACATCCTTCTCCACATGGGAGCCTCAGCAATCTGCTGCCTCCTACTTTCGAAGACAGTGGTAGAAAGGGTCTGGGGCAAAGCACATGGG atccagatgcCCTCAGTGCTATGTGCCCACCTGTTCGGCAACTCTGACTGTCCAGTGCTCAGTGGTTCTGGGGCTGTGTATCGAGTATGTGCGGGAACTGCCACCTTCCACCTGCTGCAGGCTGTGCTGCTAGTCCGCCTCCACTCCCCCACCAGCCCTCGGGCACAGCTGCATAACAG CTTTTGGAGCCTCAAGCTCTTGTTCCTGTTAGGTCTCTGCACCGCTGCCTTCTGCATCCCTGATGAGCATCTCTTCCCAG CCTGGCATTATATTGGCATCTGTGGAGGCTTCACATTCATCCTATTACAGTTGGTGCTTATCACTGCCTTTGCCCAGTCCTGGAACAAGAATTG GCAGACTGGTGCAGCTCAAGACTGTAGCTGGTACCTAGGTGTGTTACTGGCCACACTAGGATTCTACAGTATGGCAGGTGTGGGAGCTGTGCTACTGTTCCACCACTACACACACCCTGATGGTTGCCTGCTCAACAAAATGTTACTCAGTCTGCACCTTTGCTTCTGTggcctcctgtctctcctctccatcGCACCTTGCATCCGCCTCA GGCAACCAAACTCCGGCCTCCTACAAGCCTCTATCATCAGCTGCTATATCATGTATCTGACCTTCTCTGCACTGTCCAGCCGTCCCCCAGAGACAA TAATCTTTCAAGGACAGAATCACACCTTGTGCCTGCCTGGCCAGAATAAAATGGAACCACAAATACCGGATGCGTCAGTAGCAGTGTTTAGTGCTAGCATCATGTATgcttgtgtactctttgcttg CAACGAGGCTTCCTACCTGGCGCAGTTATTTGGGCCCTTGTGGATCATCAAGGTTTACAAGTATGAGTTCCAG AAGCCCTCAGTCTGTTTCTGCTGCCCCCAAACAGTGGAACCAGAGGACG GGCAAGGGAGCAGGGCCAGGCCAGCTGACCAGAAGACCCCTCCAGCTGCTCAAGTGCAGAGCCAGCATCTTTCCTACAGCTACTCTGGCTTCCACTTCGCCTTCTTCCTTGCTTCGCTCTATGTCATGGTTACCCTTACCAACTGGTTCAG CTATGAGGAAGCAGAACTGGAGAAGACCTTCACTAAGGGTAGCTGGGCTACCTTCTGGGTCAAAGTTGCCTCATGCTGGGCCTGTGTACTCCTCTATCTGGGGCTGCTCCTGGCACCACTGCTGGCTCACCACTCGGAATCACCACCACCCTAG